A region of the Candidatus Hydrogenedentota bacterium genome:
AAGCCCTTGGGGGCTTGTCCGTGGCACGCCTGGGGCAGTTGACAGTTGACAGTTGACAGTTGACAGTTGACAGTTGGCTGCGCGGGCGCTGAAATGGGGTGGGACATTCGGTATGGACGGCCTCATGGGGGGGAAGCCGCTCGTGCGGGGTGGTTGTGGCGGCGGTCGGTTGGCGTTGCTCCTGGCACACGAATCCGCCTGGGGCGGAATCGCGTGGCACGTGGATGGTGGGGATGCGTTGAACGGGGCGGGAGCAGACAGGAGATTCGCCCCTTGAAGCCGATGGCATGGCGCGCGAACTGACTCGACCCCGACCGGGACGTACCCCCGCGCTGGGGCGTGAGGCGTTGAGGCACGGGGAACTGTTGGACGCGGGGGTGTTTGTTGCAGCGTCTGGCGCCTGTGCGCGGGTACGTCCCTTGGCGCCGCCAAGGGACGGGTGCGCGCTGGAAACCTCGAACCCGGCGCAGGGAGACCGGTGTCCCGCGCATGAGGCCGCCGCCCTTCCTGAGCACCGCCGGTGCGCGCGCCTGACCCGGTTGGGGTCGCGGCGGGAGGTGTGTTTGTGGGGGGCGTGTCGGTCCCCGGGGAGGAGCGCACGGGCAAGCCCTTAGGGGCTTGACCGTGGCACCCCTGGGGGGAGGTTGGCACGGGCAAGCCCTGGGGGGGCAGTTGACAGTTGACAGTTGACAGTTGACAGTTGTCATAGGGGTGGTGAAAGGGTGGGTACAGCCGTTCATGACGCGTTGGGCCACCCGTTAAGGATGAAAAGCCGGTTGCTTCGCATCCGGTACACAGCCGGGACGGCTGGTGCCACGTTCCTTGCACGCTTCACCTTGATTCGTAAGAGTAACTCTTGAAGGAATGTGGCACGGGCGTCCCGCCTGTGTATTTTCGGAGCAGGCAGGATGCCGGGCTTTCTGGGAGTTGAGCCGCTCGTGCGGGGTGGTTGTGGCGGCGGTCGGTTGGCGTTGCTCCTGGCACACGAATCCGCCTGGGGCGGAATCGCGTGGCACGGGGGCGGGGGCATGCGTTGAACGGGGCGGGAGCAGACAGGAGATTCGCCCCTTGAAGCCGATGGCATGGCGCGCGCAACGGCCCAACCCCGGTCGGGACGTACCCCCGCTTGCTGGCGTTCGTGGGTGGGGCTGAGTGTTTGGCTGGACGGTGGGTATTGTGGGTTGATTGTGGCGTGTGTGCGGCGGTACGTCCCTTGATTGGGCGCGACGGCGTATGATGGGTGCGACCCGAATTTGCCGGCGGTGACGGTGGACAGCTGCGCGGTGAATATGGCGGCCTGTGGGGAGTACGTGGTGACGTACAAAGTGACGGACAGCTCGAGTCACGCGGCGGTGGAGGTGACGCGACGGTGCTTGCGGCTGTCGGGGTTGATTGCGGGAAGAATTTGTACGACGGGGACCGCCCGGCGCCGATTACCGAAGGCGGGACGCCGATCACGGCGCTGTTTTCCTGAGGGGCTACTCGCTTGCGGGCGTGACGCGGGGCGTGCTGGCATGCAGCGCGTCGACGGTCAGTTCGCCGGCTTGCCAGGTCAGGACGCCGGTTCCCATGGACGCCAGGGACACGGCGCCCCGGGGCGTTTGAAGGGTGAGCGGCGCGGGGTCGCCGTGGTAGCCGGCGATGTAGAGGTCTTGTTCCGGCGCGGCGAAGAGCCAGGCGGGGGCCTTGCCGCAGGCCAGCACGGCGCCGGCCACCTCTACACGCCCGGTTTCGGTCTGGCGTGCGACAGGGGATTCCAGCATAGGCCAGCCGAGATCGGCGTCCGCATTCCAGCGCCGCTTGAGCGACCAGGCGATCAGATCGATTTCGATGCCGACGGTTTCGCCGTCCCGGGCGTATTCGACGGTCCAGCGGCGTTCGGTGTTGTCCTGGTAGGCGGTTACCGGCGGTTCGGCATCATCCCGGAGGGTTCCCGAGGCGACGGCGCGCGCGAAGGCGGCGCCATCGGGCCAGGCGGACCTGGGTGCGACCTCGGCGTAGAACCCGGCGCGCGGCTTGCCCTGGAAGAAGCGGCTTTCGCGGTCCATATCCCAGAAGACGGTTTCCGGGCCGAGGTAGTTGTAGATTTCCAGCGCGAGATGGCCGTCTCGCCGCACGAGGCGCAGCGGCGCGCCGAAGCCGAGATCATCGCGCGAGAGCGGCATGATGGCGACGAGCGCGTCGCCACATTCGACCACGGCGACGGTTCCCGGGGCGAGATCGCGGGGGAACTCCGTGATTGGATCCTCGCCCGCCCAGGCGCGATCGTCCGGGCCGCGCCCGATGAAAGCAATGAGCACCTTGGCGCTCTGGAAACGGTTGAGGCTGGCGGGGGCGAGGCTGCCGGGGTGTTCGAGCGTGCGCGGGGCATAGAGGCCGATGGCCCGCGCGCCCTGCTGTACGCCGTAGAACTTGCCCTGTTCGCCATCGACGCCACGGCGGCGGCGGTCGGTTTCCGGGGCGTCTTCCGGGCTGTCAATGAGGTAGCGGGACTGGATGGTTACGGGCGGGGCGCCGTCCGCGCGCGTGGCGTGGACCAGGAAGACATCGGACTGGCGGCTGATCTCGCGGGTGGCGGTCCCCAGGGTGAACGCGGGATGGAGATAGGTCATGATCCCGATGTTCCGCTCGGGGTATACCGATTCCCAGACCGCGTAGGGGAGCGGGCGATGGGCGAGCATGTCCGCAAAAGCCTCCGGTGCGGCGTCCATCGCGACCCACTTTTCGAGATACTGCCGTTCCGGTACGATGTCTTCGATTCGTGTGTAGCGGTGGCCGCGACCATGCGGGCCCGCCCAGCGTCCGGTTTCCGGTTGCAGGTGCAGGGCGGCGGTCAGCGCAAGCCGGGTCCGCAAGGCCCGCGCGCGGACGGCGGCTTCCTCGTTTGTGGTATAGGTTGCGATGCGTGTCAGGGCTTCATGGGTGACGCGGGTGTAGGTGGGCGTGTTGTACTCGCAGAAGGTTCCCCGGGACAGGGTCTCGTGCTCCAGCTGTTTGAGGCGCGCATAGCCTCGGTTGGCGAAGTAGGCATCCTCCAGCAGCTCGCCGCCGAGTATGGTGTTCATCGCGCCCATGGCGGCGACGTTGGTATAGGTGATGTCCACGTTCATGCGGTCGATTTCTTCGAGGCCAAGGCGGATCGCTTTGCGGAGGCGGTCGCGCGTATCGGGTTTGAGGCGGTCTTCGTGCGCGATCATCAAGGGGATGAGGTGGCGCAGCGTGAACTCGACCGAATTCAGATCGCCGATGGCCCCTTCGCGGAAGGTCCATCGGAAATTTCCACGGTGCGCCGCGCCGTCTCGGGTCTCCTGCGCGGCGAGGATGGCGTCGATGAGTTGCTCCGCGATTTCGATGTTTTCCGGCGCGCCGTGGGCCACGAGTCCCTCGGCGAGGGCCGCCGCGCCCCGTGGGGAGGTGGGGCTGCCCATGTCGGTGGCGCTGGTGAGGTAATAGGGTTCCGGATTAAAGCCGGGGGGCAAGAGGGGGGCGGGATCGATCTGCGCGAGCACGAGGGCGATGAACAGAAGCATTGCGAACCTCCGGCGTGTTGTGTGCGGGTAGTATACATTGCACGGGTCGCCGGGGATCGAAGTCCGGATCACCACGAAGGGAGCAGAGCAGCCTTCGGCCGCAACTGAAGAAATGGTCACCACGGAGGGCACGAAGGGCGCGAAGAGAAACGGAGACGGATTCTAACCGCAGAGAACGCAGAGAGCGCATAGGGTGATTTTTGTGGGCGGATGGATTGGGTTGTTGAAAGGGACGCTTTCTTGACCGCGAATGGACGCGAGTGGACACGAATGCATTGGGAGCAGCCACTGGCCGCGATCGGGATTTGTGACCACGGATTACACTGATGACACGGATAGAAAATGATTCCGGTCGTTGGGGTGTGCTGGCGCTTGCGTGTGATTTCCGAGGTTAATTGTATGGTTTTTTTGGAGGGGTTGATTGGGCGGGGTGGCTTTGTGGGCTATCCGGCATCCTGGCTTTTTTCGACGAGCAGCGCCCAGTCTTCGCCGGAGGGGCGGTCGAAGTGGGCTGTCTCGCCGCCGTTGCGGGTTGTGGTTTCGGCCCAGGCTCCGGTGCGGGGATTGTAGAAGCGCGCGGTGAAGGAGCCGGTTGCCGCGCGGAGGTCGAGGGTGATTGGGGCATCGCCGGGCACGGCGTACACGGCGTAGGCGCGTCCCGGATCCGCCAGGCAGAAGCTTCCTTCGCCGACGCGATCGTTGTGCGGGCGCATGCGGTCGAGGTCCGGGAGGTGGCCGTTGAAAAAACGGCTGGCGTGGCCAAGACAGGCGCGGCGTACGGGGCCGGTGTCGCCGCCGGGGACGTTGGGGTCGTAGCCCATGATGCCGGTGTGGATGGTTTCCTGGCGTTCGTCGTTGTGGAAGATGAAGTTGGCGCCGCCCATCAAGGCGGACCACAGGCTGATGCGAACGGCCTCGCCCTGGTATGGCTCGCCTTCCAGAATCATGAAGGGGCGTACGGGCTCGCGGTAGAAACGCTGAACGACCTCGGGATTGCGCCCCACCGTGTCGTTCCGGTGGGTGACGGGGTCGAAGACGAAATCCACGGATTCGCGCCTGCGTTCCGTGTCGGTCCAGCGTACGCCACGCCGTTGGAAGAATTCGCGGAAGTGATCGCCGCCGTTGCCCTCGCTGTAGGAGTGTTCGTCCATGAAGACGAAGAAAACATTGCCGAAGGGCGCGGCTTCGGCGATGAGCTTTGCGGCGAAGCGTTCCCAGTGCCACTGGTTTTGTTTGGCGGGGGGCCAGGCGTCCGACCAGGCCTCCTCGAGGACTTCGACGCCGGGGGAGGCGATGGTTTGGACCTGGGTGACGTGGGGCTTCGGGGTGTCCGACACCGGACCACCGTTGATGACGTTAAAGGGGTGGTAGGCCCAGTCCGCAGGGTGCTTGGGCCAGCCCCAGAAGACGGTGACGCCGAGGAGGAGGCCCTTTTCGTGGGCGCGGGCGCAGAGCGCGCGAAAACGGGGCCAGTAGCGATCGGGCGTGTCGCCGTCGTCCCACTGGTGGAGATCCCACTGGTAGCCGCCGTCGTGCGCGCGCGGTCCCGAAGTGCGGCGCGCCCAGGGGGTCAGGCCGGGGTAGAGGTAGCCGTAACGGTTTTCGAGGTCGGAGCCATCCAGCTGCTGGCGCGGGGCCACGAAGGACCAGACGTGCACCGTGTTCAGGCCCGCATCCGCGCAATCGTCGATCCAGCGCGCGAAGTCGAGGTTGGCGTTTTGCAGGACGCACTGCGTGCCGCTGTCGCCGACGAGGAGGAGGGGGCGGTCGCGGTAGGACACGTAGTGGCCGCCGGGGCTTGTGGCGATGGCGGTTTGCGCGACGCCCGGCGCCGCTGACAAGGCAGCGGCGGCCAGTACGGCAGTGCGGCACATGACAGCCCAATGTTTCCGAGCCAAACCGCTACCGAAGCGCGGAGTCCACATCATCTTCATCCCACCGACCTTTCGCGTTGATTCCTGCAATGCAGGGCAGGCAGCCTGCCGTACTGGCAGCCGTTGTCCATTGGACCGGATGCCGCGACGCCAGGTCAACTTGCGACCTGGGATCGTGCAATCCTCTGGGCGGGGACGGGGAACCTCGGGATTGGGCATGCCGCCGAATTCCGGACCTGTGCATCCCATTCCTGGGCCATCCGTGTTGGGCGCGGTCGAAAAAAAGTGATTGACAAACGGTTGCGCGCGCCGTTTAATGAATCTGGTGGAACCGCAATTCCGAATGGCGTACACGGGCGCGGGTTCCCTGGGTAGCGGAGCTGGAAAGGCGGTTGATGATGCCAGACGTTTCTTCCACATCGCCCATCGGGGTGGCGTTCCGGGTGCTCAACGGCATGGTATTGGGTTTTGGGGCGGGCGCCGCCGCGTTTGGTCTAGCCAGTGCTGCAATCATGTCGGCGAAGAAGCTCCCGGACCACAACACCGTGGGCTTGATTGTGATTGTCCCGATACTCGTCGGGGCCGGTGCGCTGCTCGCCGCCGCTGTGGGTGGGTACGCCGCGTACCGGTTGCGGGAGTCTGCGGGCGCCTCGCTCGCGATTGGGATCGGGGCTTTTGCCGTTGTCGCGCTCCTTGTGGCGGGCGTTGTCCACTCATTGGCCTCGGAGCAGAAGCGCGCCGCCGGCAAACAAGCGGGAATCGCCGAGGTGAAGGCGCGCTGGGCCGCCACCTTCGGCGCCGGGTACCCGAGGATGTCGGAATCCCTGCCCAGGCTGTTGGGCCCCTTGCATTATCCGGCGGGGCGCCTTGCGGGGTGGGACGATCTGGAGATCTCCGACGCGGCCTTTGCTCCGGGTTGGCTTATCGCCCTGGAGACCGGGGCCCCGCTTTCCGATGTCGTAGCGTACTATATGACCGTGCTTCCCGGCGGTCTCGATTTCATTCCCGGCACATTAAACTGGCCCTGGCACTTCCGCGGCGGCCCGCAAGAATCCGCCGACGGGCGGGAGACGTCGGTGCGGATCGAATGGGCCGGGACGCTCACGCGCGTAACGCTCCGGACGGCGAAGGTGATGTACCGGGCGCGGCCGGACACCGAGCCGGCCGAGCTTCCGGAGCCCTGGCCCGAACCGCGCGAGGCCTGGATTGAGGGCGTCGCGTCACTACAGGCGCCGGACCGGGAAGCCTATTCGCGCCTGTTGGAACCCGTATTGTATCCCGGCGGCCGCATGCTCAGCGCGGCCTATCCCATAGACGTGTATCGCCAGGCGGGCCCCAATTGTGTCTATACAACGCAAGACACGCGCGCCCAGGTCGTGTCGTTTCTGGAATCGCGGTTCGCGGCGCCGGCCAGGGAGGATGGCAGAGACTACTTCACCGGCTTTCTCGATGGGCGCCACGTCAAGATATCCGTGTATCCGGCGGATGGCCCCGTGCCGTTGGGCGGTGTGATCATTCATTATTCGCTGTAGCCAGCCCGAAATTGCCGACGATGGTCACGTTGACCCCCGCATCGATCGCGAGCGTACGCACGGGGCCCGTGAATCGGTTTCCGGCGATCACGATGCCATCGCCGGCGCCGGCATTGATCTGGATCACGCTGTTGCAATGCGGCGTCGATTGAAAAAGGTTGCCCTGGATCAGGATGTCCGCGGGCACGGTGTCGTAGCGCGGCTCTTCGTTGATCCGGATCTCCGAATCCTTGTTTGCGTCGTCTTTCTGGCCGTTCTCGCGGAAGATGTTGTTGGCGACGACGAGCCGGGCGACATCCGGGGCCCAGAGCCCCTCGCGGCCGCTGTGCTCCACGATGTTGTTCGAGAGGATGCAGTCGAGGCTGTCCCGCTCGATGGTGCAGCCGCGCGAGCCGTTGTTTCGCATGATATTGCCCGTGGCGACGACTTTCTGGCAGCGTTCGAGGAAGAAGCCGCCCATGGTACTGTTGAGGATCTGGTTGTCGGTGATCTGGCCGTTTTTGCAGTCCTTGAAGTGGGTGCCATCGGAGCGGGAGCCATCGAGGTAGCAGCCGCGCACCACAAAATCCTCGACGTAGTAGAGGCAGACGCTACCCTGGTCTTCGCGGACGCTGCCCTCGGCGGGGCCGCGTTTCTCGCTGAGGTAGTCGTAGTATATGTTGCAGCAGTTGCGCGCGTAGACGTCCACGATCCAGACGTGTCGGATGGGATTCTCCGGGCCCGCGCCAAAGACGCCCACGCCCACGCTGGACAGGTCGAGGAAGCGCGTGGACTCCACGCGGATGTGGCTGCCGCCGCCGGTGGCGCGGATGCCCGCAATGTTCACGGATTCCGGCCACGCATCGCGGTGGCCCTGGATGGACCCGCCGCGAATCGTCACGTTCGATGCGTCTTCCAACAGGAAGGCCTGGCCGTCCTCCGCGAGGGAGGGGGACAATAGGAAGGTCGCGCCGTCCAGCACGAGGGTCCGGTTCGACGGCACACGCAGGCCGCGGGCGTCGTCGAGCAGAAACGTGGCTGGCGGGAAGACGAGCGTGGCTCCGTCCGGGCTGGCGTCGAGGGCCTGTTGCAGGGCGCTCTGGTGGCTTGTGGCGCCGTCCAGGACCGCGTCCGGCGGGAGGTGGGGTGCTAGCCAGGCGGGTGTTGTGCCGGCGGCCATCACGCTCGCGTTCCGTAGCAAGCCGAGACAAAGGACGAAAAGGGGTTTCATGACATTGCTCCCAACCGTGCCGGGCCAGGTTGTTCCAGTCTCCTGGCTCCATTGCCGGATCGTAGCATGCCCGGCGGCGAAGGAGAAAGGGCGGCGGAAGCGCGGATATTCGGGCCGGAAGGCGCGCCTGACAACGTCGGAAAGTCATTCCTTCCGGGACGCTGGAGGGCGTACCGTGATTAACTGACCGTCCGCTTTGTGACGTAACCGACAACCTCCACGCGAATCGGTACGCCATCCAACTCAGTCGGAACCCCAAGATCGTCTCCGGGGGGTTCCGTAAGGTTCACCTTTACGGCATAACCCTTCCCCACGCGCGTGATGCCCACGCCCGCCAACTGCGGCATGGCGCGCAGAAGTTCGTGCACCCGGGGCTTCGCCGCCCGGGCCTGACTGAGGGTAGTGCTGTTCATGACTCTATTGTACGCCATCCGGCCCGGTTTGCACAGAAAATCAAAGCGCCACGTCCACCTTGAGCGCGTCCAGCACCAGCCGGATGGGGTTGGCGTAGGTCAAGCCCTGTCCATTCGCGCCGCCTTGGTCCGAGCCCGCGAAGAGCAATCCGACCGCCCGCAGGTCCTCGCCTACGATCAGCGAACCGCTGTCTCCGCCATCGCTGAAGGGGCCATCCCCGTCCCCTTCGATCTCGATGGTGTTGTCAAAGCGCAGATCCCCGGAGTCGAATCCGACGACCACGTCGTCCAACTCGAAGGCCGTCACCCGACCGCGCGTCAGACCGGTGGTCCGCCCGACTTTGGCCACCATCGCGCCCTCGTCCAGGAATTCACCGCCCAGGCCCTTGAGTTTGCCCAAGCCTTTCAGTTTCGTCGTATTCGTTTCGATATCTTGCGCGATCTCCGCCGTGGCACAGTCCACGTAGTTTATCCCGGCGCGCTTGAGCTTCTGGAAGGATCCCAGCACCGCCACCACATCGTTCGGCGCGGCCCCGCCATCGTAACTGGCCGGCTGGAGGATGGCATCGCCCTTCTTCGCGCAGTTCTCGTTCGCCAGTACGTGGTTGTTCGAGAGCATGGCCAACGGCCCGCCGCCGCGTGGCCGGACGAAGGCCCCGAGGGTGCCCGCCGTCACCTGCACATGGCCCACGCTACACCCGATGAGTAACGGGCGCTGCCGCCGCGGGCGCCACGGGGCCGCGCGCTTGCTCACGAGCCCGATGTAGCGCAGATCGACTTCATTCTTCGCCTGCTCCGCTATCAATTCGACCGTCCGGCTGCCTTCCAGCGCCGGGTGTTGAAGCCGCACGGCCAGGGCATAGCCGCCGCCCGTTTTCGGCGCCACGCCCAGCGCGATGGCCGGCGACGACATGCGCAGCGACAGCGCCCGCGACGCCCCCCGCATCCGTGCCGATTCAGCTGCAACGGGGACAACATTGGCGGCTAGTGCGGCCTTGAGTTCACGTACCGAGTTCAGTTCCATAGCAGATTAATTTTCCTGAATACGCTGAATCCCTACAGGGGCGACTTGCGTACATGATGTCTCCGGGCAAAGTCAGATTCCTGCATTCCCGCACGTCTCTTTCATGCTGCCCGGCGTAAACGGATAGGTGGAGTATCCATAAGCCCCTCGCTATCGCTGCATAGTACTGTAACAAGGTCGAGCGATCTCCACAAGAAGGAGACTGATGTAACGGCATGTCGGCGGTTGTACGTTCACTTCTGGAAAGCGCGCCTCTCCGTCAGGGTCCCGTGGTTCGCCCGCTCTGGACGAACCCCAATGAGACTTTATGGTAATCTTCCCCAAGTCACCAGGCAAGCGCAGTTACTAACGAGTCGAAAGGAAGATCCATGCCCCGCCTCCGAATGCACATCCTGTACGGTCTTGTTATCGCCGTAGCAGCCACGCTGTTCCCCGCCGCGCATGCCGCGCCGCCGAATATTGTGCTTATCATGGCGGACGACCTGGGCTATGAGACCATCGGCGCGAACGGCAGCGCGCATTACAAGACGCCGCGGCTGGACGCGCTGGCGAGGGAGGGGATGCGGTTTACGCAGGCGCACAGCCAGCCGTTGTGCACGCCGACGCGGGTTAAGCTCATGACGGGGAAGTACAACTTCCGGAATTACACGGCGTTTGGCTATCTGAATCCGGAGGAGCGGACTTTTGCGCATGCGCTTAAGGCGGCGGGGTACGCGACGGCGATCGCGGGGAAGTGGCAGTTGGGGCATGACAACACGCTGCCCGCGCATTTCGGGTTTGACGAGCACTGCCTCTGGCAGCTGACCTATGAGAAGAAGGACGGCGAGCGTTTTGCGAATCCGCTGCTGGAGCGCAACGGGGAGACGCTCCCGCGGGATCCCGATGCGTATGGGCCGGACGTGGTGCTGGAATTCGTGATGGACTTCGTCACGCGGAAGAAGGACGGGCCTTTTTTCGTTTACTTCCCGATGCTGCTGACGCATGACCCGTTTGTACCGACGCCGGACACGGCGGGCTGGGCGGGGGACCGCTATGCGAAGGACAATGCGTATTTCGCGGAGATGGTGACATACATGGACAAGAAAGTCGGGCGCCTTGCGGACCATGTGTCGGCGCTGGGCCTGGCCGAGAACACGCTGTTCATCTTCACGGCGGACAACGGGACAAGCCGCGCCATTGCCTCGCCCTTCCAGGGGCGCACCGTGCAGGGGGGGAAGGGCGCGATGACGGACGCGGGCACGCACGTGCCGCTGATCGCGTGGTGGCCGGGGATGATCGCGCCGGGGACGGTCTACGAGGGGCTGATCGGTTTTGAGGATTTCTTTCCGACCCTGCTGGAGGCGGCGGAGCGTCCCGAGCTTGCGGCGGGGCTCGACGGGCGTAGCTTTCTGCCGCTGCTTCGGGGCGATTCCTACGCGCCGAAGCCGTGGCTCTACATGCACTATGATCCGCGCTGGGGCAACCGGAACCGCGACCGGGGCCGCTTCGCGCGGACGGTTCGGCACAAGCTCTACGCGGATGGCCGCCTTATCGATGTTGCGCAGGACCCGGACGAGCGGTCGCCCCTGGCCGGGGAGGCCATCACGCCGGACGTGGCGGAAGTGCGGGCCGTGCTGCAGGGCGTGCTGGACGATATGGAGCGGCAGGGCAGCGTGATGAGCGCGGAAGGCGCGCCGAAGGACGAGTAGCGTGTGGGCTTGGGTGGGCAAGGGTGAGAACATGACCCTGAGACTTGGATTCAACCCGTCATTCTGAAGATTCGTTGGCTTTCGGGTGTGAGGCAGGTTTTCCCTACCGTTGGCATCGAACATTGACTTGCGCCTAACAGAAATACTCAGCGCCGCCTGGCGCTGCAGCGAGATGCGCCGCAAACCAGATGGAGTGCCGCCACTCGATTAAGTTGCGTATTCTATGGCCCAAAGGCCCCCTCCGTGTTGTCTTTAACGTAGACTACCGCGAGGAACGTACCCATGAATGCGAACACGCCCGATATCGCCCTCTTACAGGTCTGGCAACACCGTCGTGATTCCGACGCTTTCCAGCTCATTGTTGCCCGCCATGCGTCGCTGGTGTTCAATACCTGCCGGCATATCATAAAGAACGACGCGGATGCCGCCGATATCAGTCAAGAGTGCTTTCTGAGCCTCGCCACGACACCCCCTCAGATCGAGCGTTCCCTAGCGGGGTGGCTGCACCGGCTGGCGACACACCGTTCCCTGAACCACCTGAAACAGGAACAGCGCCGCCGCCAGC
Encoded here:
- a CDS encoding right-handed parallel beta-helix repeat-containing protein, which produces MKPLFVLCLGLLRNASVMAAGTTPAWLAPHLPPDAVLDGATSHQSALQQALDASPDGATLVFPPATFLLDDARGLRVPSNRTLVLDGATFLLSPSLAEDGQAFLLEDASNVTIRGGSIQGHRDAWPESVNIAGIRATGGGSHIRVESTRFLDLSSVGVGVFGAGPENPIRHVWIVDVYARNCCNIYYDYLSEKRGPAEGSVREDQGSVCLYYVEDFVVRGCYLDGSRSDGTHFKDCKNGQITDNQILNSTMGGFFLERCQKVVATGNIMRNNGSRGCTIERDSLDCILSNNIVEHSGREGLWAPDVARLVVANNIFRENGQKDDANKDSEIRINEEPRYDTVPADILIQGNLFQSTPHCNSVIQINAGAGDGIVIAGNRFTGPVRTLAIDAGVNVTIVGNFGLATANNE
- a CDS encoding sulfatase-like hydrolase/transferase — translated: MHILYGLVIAVAATLFPAAHAAPPNIVLIMADDLGYETIGANGSAHYKTPRLDALAREGMRFTQAHSQPLCTPTRVKLMTGKYNFRNYTAFGYLNPEERTFAHALKAAGYATAIAGKWQLGHDNTLPAHFGFDEHCLWQLTYEKKDGERFANPLLERNGETLPRDPDAYGPDVVLEFVMDFVTRKKDGPFFVYFPMLLTHDPFVPTPDTAGWAGDRYAKDNAYFAEMVTYMDKKVGRLADHVSALGLAENTLFIFTADNGTSRAIASPFQGRTVQGGKGAMTDAGTHVPLIAWWPGMIAPGTVYEGLIGFEDFFPTLLEAAERPELAAGLDGRSFLPLLRGDSYAPKPWLYMHYDPRWGNRNRDRGRFARTVRHKLYADGRLIDVAQDPDERSPLAGEAITPDVAEVRAVLQGVLDDMERQGSVMSAEGAPKDE